In Xanthomonas sp. SI, the following are encoded in one genomic region:
- a CDS encoding TetR/AcrR family transcriptional regulator, with protein MTKTPSPAPQPRGPSDHDVRDQIVEAATEYFGLYGYDKTTVSDLAKAIGFSKAYIYKFFDSKQAIGEVICSNRLSAIMAAVDEAVAGAPSASERLRRVFKALVESGSELFFDDRKLYDIARTSAAESWPSARAYEEHIKALVLQIVRDGREAGEFERKTPLDETAGAIYLVMRPFINPLLLQHNLDNAAEATGQLSGLILRSLSP; from the coding sequence ATGACCAAGACCCCTTCTCCCGCGCCCCAACCCAGGGGACCTTCGGACCACGATGTCCGAGACCAGATCGTCGAGGCGGCGACCGAATATTTCGGCCTGTACGGCTACGACAAGACGACAGTTTCCGACCTGGCCAAAGCGATCGGCTTTTCCAAGGCCTACATCTACAAGTTCTTCGATTCCAAGCAGGCGATCGGCGAGGTCATCTGCTCCAATCGCCTCAGCGCGATCATGGCCGCGGTCGACGAAGCCGTCGCCGGCGCGCCTTCCGCCTCCGAGCGCTTGAGACGCGTTTTCAAGGCTCTTGTGGAGTCCGGCAGCGAACTGTTCTTCGACGATCGCAAGCTCTACGACATCGCCAGGACCTCGGCCGCCGAATCCTGGCCCTCCGCCCGCGCCTACGAAGAGCACATCAAGGCCCTGGTCCTGCAGATCGTGCGCGACGGTCGCGAAGCCGGCGAATTCGAGCGCAAGACCCCGCTGGACGAGACGGCCGGCGCCATCTACCTGGTCATGCGCCCGTTCATCAATCCGCTGTTGCTGCAGCACAACCTGGACAACGCCGCCGAGGCGACGGGTCAGTTGTCCGGCCTGATCCTGCGCAGCCTGTCGCCCTGA